The Desulfatitalea tepidiphila genome window below encodes:
- a CDS encoding cytochrome c3 family protein, producing MQKSPQKDPPESVQKETSMMRVALILLVLWGAVVMLPAAKAEINKGAAQIMLEGGSSGPVPFPHQDHQTRLADCLICHQAFPQEKGGIEKLKSEGVLQKKQVMNKQCIKCHRAEKTAGKPTGPLTCNKCHVKE from the coding sequence TTGCAAAAATCACCGCAGAAGGACCCACCGGAATCCGTTCAAAAAGAGACATCCATGATGCGTGTCGCTTTAATCCTGTTGGTTTTGTGGGGGGCAGTAGTGATGTTGCCCGCTGCAAAGGCGGAGATCAACAAGGGTGCCGCCCAGATTATGCTGGAAGGGGGTAGCAGCGGACCGGTGCCGTTTCCACATCAGGACCATCAAACGCGATTGGCGGATTGTTTGATCTGCCACCAGGCGTTTCCCCAGGAAAAGGGCGGCATCGAGAAGCTTAAAAGCGAGGGCGTGCTGCAAAAAAAACAGGTGATGAACAAGCAGTGCATCAAGTGTCACAGGGCGGAGAAGACGGCCGGCAAACCGACCGGTCCGCTCACGTGCAACAAGTGTCATGTGAAGGAGTAG
- a CDS encoding rubredoxin-like domain-containing protein has protein sequence MRVLSCPPANGQMAICGWVRINGGGDCMAKWKCGNCGYELEAERPPERCPSCKQSCEFLDNTCYTPDCAVSGKDPRIK, from the coding sequence ATGCGGGTTTTGAGTTGTCCACCCGCAAATGGCCAGATGGCCATTTGCGGGTGGGTACGAATTAATGGAGGGGGTGATTGCATGGCCAAGTGGAAATGCGGCAATTGCGGGTATGAGTTGGAAGCCGAACGGCCACCGGAAAGATGCCCGTCTTGCAAACAATCTTGTGAGTTTTTAGACAACACCTGCTATACCCCGGATTGTGCGGTGAGCGGTAAGGACCCTCGTATCAAATAG
- a CDS encoding desulfoferrodoxin produces MTERLEVYKCNVCGNIVEVLHAGPGQLVCCGQPMVCMKENTVDAAKEKHVPVIEKIDGGVKVKVGSVAHPMEEKHYIEWIEIIADGKAYRQFLKPGQTPEAIFMVTASDIKAREYCNIHGLWKA; encoded by the coding sequence ATGACCGAAAGGTTGGAAGTTTACAAATGTAATGTTTGTGGCAATATTGTAGAAGTGTTGCATGCTGGTCCCGGCCAACTCGTGTGCTGTGGTCAGCCCATGGTCTGCATGAAGGAAAACACCGTGGACGCGGCCAAGGAAAAACATGTTCCCGTTATCGAGAAGATCGATGGCGGCGTCAAGGTAAAGGTGGGCAGTGTGGCTCATCCCATGGAAGAGAAGCATTACATCGAATGGATCGAAATTATCGCCGATGGAAAGGCATACCGGCAGTTCCTCAAGCCGGGGCAGACCCCCGAAGCCATCTTCATGGTCACGGCATCTGACATTAAAGCCCGTGAATATTGCAATATTCATGGGCTCTGGAAGGCTTAG
- the rbr gene encoding rubrerythrin: MAILKGSQTEKNLLISFAGESQARTRYTYFASKARKDGFVQISDIFEETANQEKEHAKRFFKFLEGGEIEIAGAFPAGIIGSTLENLNAAADGERHEHIEMYPGFAKIARQEGFDAIAMVWEAISVAEKQHEKRYRDLAANIQAGKVFKRSQAVVWRCRNCGYLHEGYEAPQMCPACAHPQAHFELLGENW; encoded by the coding sequence TTTTAAAAGGATCCCAAACCGAAAAAAACCTGCTGATCTCATTCGCGGGGGAGTCCCAGGCGAGGACTCGTTACACCTACTTTGCCAGCAAAGCCCGTAAGGATGGCTTTGTTCAGATTTCGGATATTTTCGAAGAGACGGCCAATCAGGAGAAAGAACACGCCAAGCGGTTTTTCAAGTTTCTGGAGGGCGGAGAGATTGAGATCGCAGGTGCGTTTCCCGCCGGAATCATCGGTTCTACCCTGGAGAACCTGAATGCAGCAGCCGACGGCGAGCGTCATGAGCATATCGAGATGTATCCCGGTTTTGCAAAAATCGCCCGTCAGGAAGGTTTCGATGCCATCGCCATGGTTTGGGAGGCGATCAGCGTGGCCGAAAAACAGCATGAAAAGCGTTATCGCGATCTGGCCGCCAACATTCAGGCCGGCAAGGTTTTCAAGCGCAGCCAGGCCGTGGTGTGGCGCTGTCGCAATTGCGGGTACCTGCATGAGGGTTACGAGGCTCCCCAAATGTGCCCGGCATGCGCCCATCCTCAAGCCCATTTTGAATTGTTGGGCGAAAACTGGTAA